The Rhodococcus antarcticus DNA segment GGTGCTCGGCGCGTTCGGCTACTCGCACAACGAGACGCTGCTGCACCGCGACACCTCCCTGCTGCCGACCCATCTCGCCGCCCGGGCCGCGTGGAACTACCGCATGCCCAGCTGCACCTCCGGCGAGAATGGCGAGCGCACCGCGCTGAGCTACGACATGAACGTCCTCGAGCGCCTGCACGCCGACGACACCTACGTGGTGACGCTGAACCAGACCGCCGACGTCGACCCGGCCTCGGTGATCGCCCGGATGGACTACACCCACCCGATCTACACCCTGGAGTCGGTGGCGGCGCAGAGCCGGCTGCCCGGGCTCAACGACGGGCGCACGGCGTTCGCCGGGGCGTACCACGGGTGGGGCTTCCACGAGGACGGCTGCCTGGCCGGGGCCCGCGCCGCGGCGTCGCTGGGATCGAGCTGGTCGGAGGAGCAGTGGTGACCGTGCACCCGGCGCGCACCAGCGGGCGCACCGGCACCGGACCGTGGATGTACGAGGCGGTCGTGGGCCACGCGCGGCGCGCTCCGTTCGACCACGTCTTCTCCACCCCGGTGCGGCCCTGGCTGGTGGACCTCGACCAGCTCGACCCCGGTGGCCGTCCGCTCGCCCTGCCCCGCGTGCTGCGGGTGCTCGCGGAGTTCCGCGCGGCCGACCACTTCGACGGCTCCGCCCCCACCCTGCGCGCCGCCGTGGACCGCTGGTGCGCCGAGCACGACCAGCCGCGCCCGCACCGGGTGCTGACCCTGGCCCAGCCGCGCACCCTGGGCCACGTGTTCAACCCGATCTCGGTGCACTGGCTGCAGGACGCGACCGGCACCACCAGCCTGGTGCTGGCCGAGGTGCACAACACCTACGGCGGGCGCCACGTCTACGCCGTGCACCGCGACGCCGACGGCCGGGCGCAGGTGGACAAGACGTTCCCCGTGTCGCCGTTCTTCACCACGGCCGGGCACTACGAGATGCGGATCAGCGACCCGGCGGACACCCTCGAGGTGTCGATCGTGCTCAACCTGCCGGCCGCAGCCGCCGATCCCACCACCGAGCGGGCCGAACCGGCCGCAGACCCGGACCGGGCCACCCGCCCCTTCTCGGCCACCCTGCGCGGGCACCTGCTGCCCGCCACCACCGCCACGGTGCTGAGCACGCTCGTCCGCCACACGTGGCCGAGCCTCCGCGTCAGCACGCTCATCCGCCGCCAGGGGATCCACCTCTGGCTGCGGGGTCGCCGCACGGGCTCCCTGCCCGTGCAGCCGCACCCACGTCGATCCAGCTGGGAAGGAGTCCGGTGATGAGCACCTCCACCCCGGATCGCACGGAGAAGTCCACATCCTCGACCAAGAGCACGAAGGCACCGGCCGCGCACGTCATCCCGCGTCCGGCCGAGGGGCACTGGCCCGGCCTGGCCACCCCGCCGGCCAACACCGTGCGCGCCCGCGTCGCGAAGTCGCTGTTCCTGCGCGCCGTCGACCCGCTGAACCTGCGCGTCACCTTCCCGGACGGCACCCGACGGGGTGCGGGCGGCGCGGACTCGCCGGTGCTGCGCCTCATCCGTCCCGACGAGTTCTTCCAGCGGCTGGGCTCCGACGGGCTCATCGGGCTGGGCGAGGCGTGGATGGTGGGCGACTGGGACTCCGACGACCTCCCCGGCGTGCTCGGCCCCATGGCCGCCCGGATGGGGGCCCTCATCCCCGCCCCGCTGCAGCGCTTCCGGCGCGTGGTCGACCGGCGCACCCCGTCCACCGAGGTCAACGACCTGGAGGGTTCGCGGGAGAACATCCACCGCCACTACGACCTCTCCAACGACCTGTTCCAGACCTTCCTCGACGAGACGATGAGCTACTCGTCGGCGTGGTTCGCCGCCCAGGGCCAGCCCGACGACGGCGAGGACATGCAGGTCGCCCAGGAGCGCAAGATCGACGGCATCCTCGACCTGGCCCGGGTGGGCGAGGGCAGCTCGGTGCTGGAGATCGGCAGCGGCTGGGGTGGCCTGGCCATCCGCGCCGCCCAGCGCGGTGCCACGGTGCTCACCGTGACCCTCTCGGCGGAGCAGAAGAGCCTGGCCGACGCGCGGATCGCCGCCGCCGGGCTCGGCGAGAAGATCGAGGTGCGGCTGCAGGACTACCGCGAGGTCACCGGCACCTTCGACGCCGTGGTCAGCGTCGAGATGATCGAGGCCGTGGGCAAGGAGTTCTGGCCGGAGTACTTCCGGACGGTCGACTCGCTGCTCAAGCCGGGCGGCCGCTTCGGCCTGCAGACCATCACCATGCCGCACGACCGCATGCTTGCCACCGCGGGCAGCTACAGCTGGATCCACAAGTACGTCTTCCCGGGCGGCATCATCCCGAGCCTGCAGGCCATCGACGAGGTGAACGACGCCCACACCACGCTCAAGGTGGTGGAGTCCCGCCGCCTCGGGCTGAGCTACGCCCGCACCCTGGCCCGCTGGCGCGAGACGTTCCTGGCCCAGCAGGCCGAGGTCGAGGCCCTGGGCTTCGACGAGACGTTCGTGCGCATGTGGGACTTCTACCTCGGGTACTGCGAGGCGGGCTTCGCCACCCGCTACCTCGACGTGTGGCAGCTCAGCCTCGGTCGTGAATGATCGGGCCGGTGACCCCACGCACCCGGCTGGCCGCCCTCGCCCTGACCGGCACGCTCGCGCTCACCGGCTGCAGCGGCTCCGGTAGCTCAGCGGCGCCGGGGCCCGTGGCGGCCGAGCCGGGCAGCTCCCCCGAGCTCACCGCTCAGCCCGTCGGCACCGTGGTCAGCGCGGGTGGCAACCAGCCGGAGGGTGTCGTCGTGGTCGACGGCACCCTCGTCGTCGCCGTCCGGGAGACCAGCGGGCTGGTGTTCCTCGACCTGGCCGCCGACGGTTCCGGTGCCCGCGTCATCGAGAAGCTCACCACCGACCAGTCCTCGCGCCACCTCGACCTGGCCACCCCCGCCGGACCGGTGCTGGTCCCGCTGGAGGGCACCAACGAGCTGCTCACCGTCGACGTGCCCACCCGCACCGTCGCCACCGACGCGAAGGACGTGGGCGACGGTCCGCACAACGCGGCCCGCACCGCCGACGGGACCGACGTGGTCACCAACGAGCACGGCGGCGGGGTGCTCTTCGTCCGCGGCGGGGAGGTCGTCGGGTCGCTGCCGGCCGGTCCCCCGCAGCCGGGCGGCCTCGCCGTCGTCGGTGACTACGCAGCGGTCGCCGACGTGCAGGGCGGCGGGGTGTGGGTCTACGACGCCCGGACCATGACCCAGGTGGCCCAGAAGCCGGTGGGTGCGCTGCTCACCCACGCGATCACGCTGGCCGAGCCGGGCCGCGTCGACGGCACGGACGCCGCCCGCGCAGTGGTGGCCATCGCCGACACCTCCGGCGGTGCCGTCGAGCTGGAGCGCATCACCCCCCAGGTCGAGGACGTCGGCCGGATCGACGCCCCGGGCAGCCCCTACGGCCTGGCCTACGACGCCGCGCGGGCCGTGCTCTACGTGACCCTGACCGACACCAACCTGCTGCGCGTGGTCGACCTCGCCGACCCGGCGAACCCCCGGGTTCTCGGCGACCTGCCGACCGTGCGCCAGCCGAACTCGGTGACCGTCGACGAGCGCAGCGGCACCGTGGTCGTCGCCGGCAACCACGACGGAAACCTGCAGCTCATCCCCCGCGCGCTGCTGCCCGGCGGCTGACCCGCCCGGCCCGTGGTCGTCGTGGCCCGTGCCAGCGGCTCAGGAGCCGCCCACGGTGAGGCGGCCCGGCGGGAGCACCGCGTGCACCCCGTGCACGCGGTTGACCACCTGGGTCACCCGCAGGTCCACGGCCACCGAGCACAGGGCCAGGGCCCGCGGCCGGCTGAGCCCGTGCCGGGCCACTAGCAGGTCCACCATGGCGTTGAGCGCCTGCAGGGTGGCGGCGTTCAGGTCGGCGTCCAGGCCGAACGTGATCTCCCCGGCCGGGGTGGTGGCACGCGGCAGCCCGGGCACGGCCGCCGTCTCCGAACCCGCCCGGTGCAGCACCACCTGCAGCCGGACCGCCTCCACGGGGCACTCCAGGGCCACCCCGGACACCTCGCCGTCCCCCTGCGCAGCGTGGCCGTCGCCGACCGAGAGCAGGGCGCCGGGCACCTCCACCGGCAGGAACAGGCTGGACCCGGCGACGAGCTCGCGGCAGTCGAGGTTGCCGCCCACCCGGCGCGGGGGAACCGTGGAGTGCGCGAGCCCGTCGGGGCCGACGCCCTCGCCGTCCGGGGCCGGGCCCGCCGGGCACAGGCCCACGACCCCCAGGAACGGCCGCAGCCGCACGCGGTCGCCGTGCTGGTCGACCCCGTGCTCGCCGTCCAGGCGCCAGCGCAGCAGCTCCGTGCCGACCTCGGACACCCCGCAGCCGTCGTTGGCCCAGCTCGACCAGCCACCGGCACGGGTCCAGCCGAAGGACCCGGGCACCACCTCGAGCAGCCGCACCTCCACGACGTCACCGGGCTCCGCCCCGACGATCGCGACGGGCCCGCTCAGCGCGTGCCCGGGATCGCGCAGCCGGTCCAGCTCGGCCCACGGCACGAGCTCGGCGTCCGGGTCGGCGGCCAGGGCCGGCTGGTGGGGCTCGTACCAGTGCGCGTCCAGGGTGGACAGCTCCACGACGTCGCCGCTGTGCACGGCCAGCACCGGTGGGGTGCGCTCGTCGAAGGTCCCGTGCAGGGTGCGCCGCTCGCGGGCCAGGTGGTGGGTGGTCACGGCTGCAGCGGGAGCGCGGTCTCGAGGTGCTCCGGGCGGGGGCCCCGGCGCCGGAACACCTCGGAGCCGAACGCGGCCGCCAGCTGCTCGGGGGCCATGGCCAGGAACGGGCCGAAGTCGCCGACCTGGGTGGCGTGCGCCGCCATCGCGGCCCGCTTGGCCGCCATCACCGTGGTGACGTCCACCCGGGTGGTGATCTCCTCGGCCGGCAGCCCGAAGGTCTCCACGTCCGGTGTCGACGCCCCCTCCTCGACCCAGGTGGGGTTGGCCGTCACCAGCTCCCGCATCTGGTCCCGGTCGGTGGTGGCCTCGTAGACGGCGTGCACGCCCGCAAGCTCGGCGGCGCGCACGCCCACCGCGTGCACCTGGACGTGGTCGGGGTGGCCGTAGTTCCCGTGGGGGTCGTAGACGGTCAGCACGTCGGCCTGCTCCTGCTCCAGCACCTGGGCCAGCTGGGCCGCAGCCACCTCGACGTCGACGTTGCAGAACGCGTCGGCCCGGGTGTTGTCCGGCGTGCCGACCATCCCGGAGTCGGGGTGGCCGAGCAGCACCACCCGGTGCACCCCGAGGGCGTCGGCGGAGGTCTGCAGCTCGGCTCGGCGGCGCTCGACCAGGGTCTCCCCCTCGGCCAGGAGACCGTCCGGCACCTCGCCGAGGGCGCCGTCGGTGGCGGTGACCAGCACCACGCGGTGCCCCGCGTCGGCGGCCATCCGCATCACTCCACCGGTGGTGAACACCTCGTCGTCGGGATGGGCGTGGAAGCAGACGAGAACACTCATGCCCGCACTGTGGCACAGCCCTGCGCGTCGTCGACGTCGTGCGCCGGGAATGAATGTGCACCGCGCAACGATCTTCCTGGTGACGGTCCGCTCCCCGGCGCCGCACCCGCACGACCCGAGGAGTCCGCTCGTGTCCAGCCCGGTCCACACGTCCTCCACCACGGCGACGTCCCGCCTGCTCCTGCCCGCCCTCAGCTTCGTGGTGATGGTGGTGGCCGTGCTGCAGACGCTCGTGGTGCCGGTGCTGGCGGACATCGGCGCCCAGCTCGGCGCGTCGACCTCGGCCGTCGGCTGGGTGGTCACCGCGAACCTGCTGGCCGCCGCCGTGATGACCCCGGTGCTCGGCCGTCTCGGCGACGTGCACGGCAAGCGTCCCGTCCTCGTCGGGATCCTCGTGGTCGTCGCGCTCGGCTCGCTGCTGGCGGCCACCACCTCCTCCCTGGTGCTGCTGGTGCTGGGCCGGGTGCTGCAGGGTGCCTCGTTCGGGCTTTTCCCGCTGGGCATCTCGGTGCTGCGTGACGAGCTGCCCGCCGAGAAGCTCACCGGGGGCATGGCCGTCGTGTCGGGGACCCTCGGCGTGGGCGGTGGTTTCGGGCTGGTCCTGACCGGCCTGCTCACCGACGGCGGGGCCGACTACCACCGCATCTTCTGGCTCTCGCTCGGCGTGGCGCTGGCCGCCCTGGTCCTGACCCTCGCCGTGGTGCCCAAGCGGCGGGGCGTCGGCGGTCGGATGGACTGGCTGGGTGGCCTGGTGCTCGGGGCCAGCCTCGTCCTGCTGCTCCTGCCGCTCTCCCAGGGCCACACCTGGGGCTGGGCGTCGGTGCGGACCGTCGGCAGCCTCGTCCTCGCCGTGGCGCTGTTCGTCGGCTGGCTCGCCCTCGAGCGCCGGACGGCCGAGCCGCTGGTCTCGCCCCGGATGTTCAGCCACCGCCCGGTGCTGGTGACCAACCTGGCCGCGGTGTGCATCGGGATGGCGCTGTTCATCTCCTTCCTCGGGGTGTCCACCCTGGTCCAGGTGCCCACCGCCGTGGCCGGCTACGGGTTCACCGCGAGCGTGCTGCAGGCCAGCGTCGTCTACCTGCTGCCCGGTGCCCTCGTCGGAGTGGTCGTCGCCCCGCTGGGCGGCCGCCTCGTGCGCCGCACCGGGGCCCGGGTCGCCCTCGCGCTCGCCGCCGCCATCGCCGCCGTGGGCTACCTGTCGCTCGCCCTGCTGCACTCGCTCACGTGGCAGGTCGTCGTCGGCGCCGTCATCGTCAACATCGGGGTGACCGTGGCCTACGGGGCCTTCCCCGCACTGCTCGTCGCCGAGGTCTCACCCGGCGAGACGGGCTCGGCCAACAGCGTCAACTCCATCGCCCGCTCCGTCGGCAGCGCGGTGGCCAGCGCCGTCGTCGTCACGCTGCTGGCCAGCAACCTGACGAGCACCGGCGTGCCGCGGGAGTCGGTGTTCACCCTCGCGTTCGCCCTCGGCACCGTGGTCTGCCTGCTGGCTGCCGGTCTCGCGACGTTCGGGCTGCCGCGCGACCTGCGCCGGCCCACCGCCGCGGAGCAGGACGAGGAGGAGGCCACCGCGCTGGCCGGCGAGTGGGGCACGGTCAGCGGCCTCGCCCGCTGAGCGGTCAGCGCCGGGACCGGGAGGACCACGTGCCGACGACGGGTGGGCACCACCCCCGACAGGTCCGCGCCGCCACCGGGCTCGCGCTGCTGTGGGCGCGGGCGTGGGGCGCCCGGCCCGTGGAGGACCCCGCCACCGGGCTGCTGGTGTGCGCCGGCATGCGCGGGGGCCACGGCCGCGGCGGCACCACCATCGGGCGGGTGTTCCTCACCGGGCACCGTGGCGTGGGCCCGGAGCTGCTGCGCCACGAGGCCGTGCACGCCCGGCAGTGGGACCGCCACGGGCTGGGCTTCGCGGCCCGGTACCTGGTGGAGGAGTGCCGGCGTCCCCGGGAGCGCAACCGCTTCGAGCAGGAGGCGGGGCTGGCCGACGGCGGGTACCCCGAGGTCTGAGCCGCGGCCGGGCGCCTCAGACGATGACGCCGCGCTCGGCCAGCCACGCCCGCGGGTCAACCTGGCTGCTGCCGGGCGGGGTGATCTCGAAGTGCAGGTGCGGGCCGGTGGACTCCCCCCGGTTCCCGATCAGCGCGATCAGCTGGCCGGCCGAGACCTGCTGGCCCACCCGCACCACGAACCGGTCGATGTGGCCGTAGGTGCTCACCGTGCCGTCGACGTGTCGCACCCGCACCCACAGCCCGAAGCCCGAGGCCGGGCCGGCGTCGATGACCACCCCGTCCGCCGTCGAGACGATGGGGGTGCCGATGGCGTTGGCGATGTCGATGCCCTTGTGCAGCGAGCCGTCGCGGACACCGAAGCCGGAGGTGAACCTGCCCTCCGCGGGCACCACGACGAACGCCAGGCTCTGCGCCGCGGTGCGGCTCGCACGACGGGCGTAAGCGTCGGTGCTCAGCGCCAGCTGGACCAGCACCGCCGGGTCCGCGCCGCTCGTGTCCTGGGCCAGCAGCGTCGACAGCAGGCCGGTGGCCTGCGCGGTCTGCTCCTGGAGCTTGGTGCGCTGCTCGACCACGGCGGCCTGCGCGGCCACCGCCTGCTCCTCCGCCGCGGCGGCCACCGTCCTGGCCTCGCCGGCGGTGCTCTCGGCGGCGTCGGCCACCGACACGCCCGCCCGCGCCGCAGCGAGGGCGTCGGTGCTGTCGTGCTGGAGCAGGTCCAGCACGGTCATCCGGTCCAGCAGCTCCTGCGGGCTCCGGGCCACGAGGACGGCGGAGAGCCGGAACGTGCGCGCTCCGGAGTAGGCCGCCAGGACGAGCCCGTCCACCCCGGCCCGCAGGTCCTCGGCCTCGGAACGCCGGTCGGCAGCGGCGGTCGCGGCGGCGTCCGCGGCCGCGGCGGCCGTGGCGAGCTCGGCCCGGCGCGCGTTCAGCGCCACCTGCTGGGCGCTGATCTCGTCGCTGAGCACGAGGGTGGCCGCGTCCAGGGCGGAGAGCTGGGCGAGCGCGGCGACGATCTCGTCCGAGGTCAGCGGTGCGGCGGGCACCACCGGGGCGGGCGGCACCCTCAGGCCCGAGGTCGGCGCGGGGGCCGCGGGGGCGGCGGGGGCGGCGGGGGCTGCGGGGGCTGCGGGGGCGGCGGGGGCGGCGGGGGCTGTGGGAGCCGCAGGGGCCGTGGTGGTGGCGCTCTCCGTGGGCGCCACCGAGGAGGGGGCGGCCGGCGAGGTGGGCGCCGGGTCCGTGGTGGGGGCCACCCCGGTGGTCGACGTGAGGTCCGGCGGCGGCACGGGCAGGCTCGTCTGCGCCGCTGCGGCCGGGGCACCGAGCACGCCCACCACCAGCACGAGCGCGAGAGCGGTGCGCAGGAGCCGGGCCGAGGTCACGCCGAACCGTAGCCCCTCGCGGCGGCCCGTGGTCCGGCGACGACGACCCCCGAGCCGGGCCCTGGGCGACGTCCTCGGACGACGACGCCCCTCGCGGAGAGCCACGCGCGTGGATCCACGGTGCCGCTGCCGCCCGGGGACACCTCGACGTGCACGTGCGGACCGGACACTCCGCCAGAAAGTATTGAAGAGGCCACCCCGGCCGGGCGGTGGGTCTACGGCCGACCGGCGTGCGGGACCTCCACCCGCACCGAGAGCAGCCGGGCCTCGCGAGCCGCGGAACGGGCGTGCTCGTCGAAGTCCGGCGCTGCGCAGAGGAACAGGGTGCGCCCGTCCGCCCCGCCCAAGCCGCAGGCGAAGACCCCCAGGCCCGGGCTGACCTCGTCGACGATCTCGCCGCCCTCGCGGACCCGCACGGCCCGGCCGTGCGCGGCGTCGGCGATCCAGAGCGCGCCCTCGGCGTCCAGCCCGCAGCCGTCCGGGGCCACCACGAGCTCGGGCAGCGCCCCGGCCACCTCCCGGGTGAAGGGAAGCGCCCCGAACTCGGCCCACGTGCGGCGGTTCACCAGGGAGCCGTCCTCGGCGACGTCGACGGCGGTGACCCGGTTGCCGAACGTCTCGTCGACCAGCAGCACGCCGCCGTCGGTCAGCACGCTGCCGTTGGGGAACCACAGGTCCTCGGCGGCGGGGGTGACGCTGCCGTCGGGGTCCACCCGCACCAGGCGGGTCGGCACGATCGGCGCCCCGCCCATGAGGTCGAAGCCGAAGTTGCCGACGAAGGCACGGCCCCGCGCGTCGACCACCATGTCGTTGGGGTACCTACCCACGTGCCCGCCGAGCTCGGAAGTCACACCGGCTACCGGCCGACGGCGTAGCCCTGCGCGCCACGGGGGTTGGCACCGGCCCGGAGCAGGCCCGTGGCGGGGTCGCGCGACACGGCGGAGAGGCGGCCCAGCGCCCACGGCCCGGCGTCCACCACGGCGTGCCCGCGCTCCTTCAGGTCGGCGATCACGGGGTTGCCGATCCGGCTCTCCACCACCAGCCCGCCCGGGGTCCAGCCGCGCGGGGCGAAGCTGGACGGGAAGGCCGTGGAGTGCCAGGCAGGGGCGTCGATGGCGTCCTGCAGGTGCAGCCCGCCCACGGTGTGCGCCAGCCAGAAGCTCAGCTGCCACTGCTCCTGCTGGTCACCGCCCGGGGTGCCGAAGGCCAGCGTGGGCTCCCCGTCGCGCAGCGCCATCGACGGGGTGAGCGTCGTGCGCGGGCGCCGGCCCGGGGTCAGCGTGCTGGGCAGGCCGTCCTCCAGCCAGAACATCTGCGCGCGGGTGCCCAGGCAGAAGCCCAGCGCGGGGATGGTCGGCGAGCTCTGCAGCCAGCCGCCGGACGGGGTGGCCGAGACCATGTTGCCGGCGGCGTCGACCACGTCCACGTGGACCGTGTCGCCGCGGGCCCGGCCGAGCGGGCCCACGGTGGGCTCGCCCGTGCCCTCGCCGGCGGGCTCCACCCGCACCCCGGAGGTGACGAAGGCCGGCAGCACCCCGTCCAGCCCGGGACGCAGCTCCAGGGAGGCCTCCGACCCGACCAGGGTGCGGCGGGCGTCGGCGTAGTCCCGGGAGAGCAGCGTCCCCAGCGGCACCCCGGCCGCACCGTCCGGGCCGCAGTCACCGTAGAAGGCCTCCCGGTCGGCCATGGCGAGCTTCACGCACTCGGTGGCCAGGTGGACGGTCTCGGCGGTGGGCACGCCGTCGACGTAGGCCAGGTCGAACCCACGGAGCAGCTGCAGGGTCTGCAGCAGCGCCGGGCCCTGCGACCAGGCACCGCACTTGGCCAGGCTCCAGCCGCCGTCGAGCTCGGCGACCGCCGGCTGCTCGTAGGTGGCGGTCCACGCCGCGAGGTCGGCCCCGGTGAGCAGGCCGGCGTGGTCGGAGCCGGAGTCGTCGCGCACGGCGGTGCGGCTGAACACCTCGATCGCCTCGGCCACGAACCCGTGCGACCAGGCGCGGCGGCCGGCGTCGATCTGGGCCTCTCGGTCGCCCCCGGCGGACTCGGCCTCAGCGATCAGCCGCTCCCACGTGGCGGCCAGGGCGGGCAGCCGGAAGCGGGTGCCCTCGGCCGGCACCACGCCGTCGGGCAACCACTGGGCGGCCGAGGTGGGCCAGTGCTCCCGCATCTGCTGCTCGACGACGCCGATGGTGGCGCTGACCCGGCTGATCAGCGGGAACCCGTCCCGCGCGTACTCCAGCGCCGGGGTGAGGACCTCGCGCAGGGTGCGGGTGCCGTGGTCGCGGAGCAGGAGCAGCCAGGCGTCCCAGGCGCCGGGGACGGTGGCGGCCAGCAGGCCCGTGCCGGGGACGAGCTCGAGCCCGAGGTCGCGGTAGCGCGCGGCGGTGGCCGCGGCCGGGGCCACCCCCTGCCCGCACAGCACCTGCACCTCGCCGGAGCCGCCCCGGCTGAACAGGATCGGGGCCTCGCCGCCGGGACCGTTGAGGTGGGGCTCCACCACCTGCAGCACGAAGCCCGCGGTGACCGCGGCGTCGAACGCGTTGCCACCGGCCTCCAGCGCGCCCATCCCGGCCGCCGAGGCGAGCCAGTGCGTGGACGCGACCATGCCCCTGGTGCCGACGAGCTCCGGGCGGGTGGGGTGGGTCATGACACGGGGCGGGTGGGGTGGGTGGCGCTCCACTCAGGCATGAGCAGCACGGTACGCGGGTGATCGTTCGCACGACTCACGAGCGGGCTACGGTAAGTCCGTGGAGCTGCGACGCATGGGTGACTCGGGACTGACGGTCAGCACGGTCGGGCTGGGCTGCAACAACTTCGGCCGGCCCGGGACGGCCACGGAGGACCAGGCGGGCACCACGGCCGTGGTCGACGCCGCGATCGAGGCGGGTGTCACCCTGTTCGACGTCGCCGACGTCTACCCGGGGGCGGTGCGCGGCCGCAGCGAGGAGCTGCTCGGCGCCGCGCTGGCGGGGCGGCGCGACGAGGTCGTCCTGGCCACCAAGTTCGGCGCGGACATGCACGGCGCCAACGGCCCCGACTTCGGCGCCCGGGGCTCGCGCCGCTACATCCGCACCGCGGTGCACGCGAGCCTGCGGCGCCTGGGCACCGACTGGATCGACCTCTACCAGCTGCACACCCCGGACCCGCTCACCCCGGTCGAGGAGACCCTGTCCGCGCTCGACGACCTCGTCCGCGAGGGCACCGTCCGCTACCTGGGCAGCTCGAACTTCGCGGGCTGGCAGGTCGCGGACGCGGCGTGGACCGCCCGCACCGCGCACCTCACCCCGTTCGTCTCCGCCCAGAACCACTACTCGCTGCTGGAGCGCGGGGTCGAGGCCGACGTCGTGCCGGCGTGCGAGCGGTTCGGGGTCGGCCTGCTGCCGTACTTCCCCCTGGCCAGCGGCCTGCTCACCGGCAAGTACGCCCGGGGTGCGGCCGCGCCGGACGGCACCCGGCTCGCGGCGCTCCCGGCCCGGCTCGAGGGGGCCGACTGGGACACCGTCGAGGCCGTGCGCGCCTACGCCGACGGGCGCGGGGTGAGCATGCTCGACGTCGCGATCGGTGGGCTGGCCGCCCAGCCGGCGGTGTCCTCGGTCATCGCGGGAGCGACCAGCCCGGCGCAGGTGCGGGCCAACGTCGCCGCCGGCGCGTGGGAGCCCACCGGGACCGATCTCGCCGAGCTCGACGGGATCACCGGCGGGGGCCGCGCCGACTAGCGACAGATGCACCCTCGGGACAGCGCTGCAGACGTGGTCGCGGCGCAGAACCGCAGGCCGATCTCGTCGTGGGCGCCGAGGGGGTGCGCGCACGCCTGGCAGGCGGGCCCCTCTCGGACCTCCCCCTCGGTGGGAGCGGGTCCGCCGTCGACGGGCGGTGCGGTCTCGGTGGCGGCGGTGGGGAGGTTCGCAGTGGTCACAGGGACGTCCAGTGCTCGCGGTGTCCGCGGCGCTGCGGCCCAGGCCGGTGTCCGGGTGCGAACGGCGACGCGGTTCGGGCACGTCCGGCCCGTCCGACGGTACCCGCCGCCGGCCCCCGCTCAGGCGACGGCGTTCGCCAGCCGGTCGAGCGTGGCCTGCATCTGCGCGGCCGAGACCAGCGGGAAGCCCACCCGCTCCAGCACGGCCGGGTCCGTCACCTGCGACCAGTCGTAGGTGTGCACGACCTCGGTGGTCAGCTCGTCCTCCAACTGCAGCTCGAACTCCCAGAAGAAGCCGGACGGAGTGTCGTCGACCAGCGCCGTGGTCCACGCGATGCGGCGGTCGGGCTTCAGGCGGACGACGTGGTTGTCGGTGCGGTAGTCCGCTCCGGCCGCGCGCGCCTCGCGGTGCATCTCCATGACGAACACCTCGCCCACCGTCGTGATCGGCGTGGTGCCGACCGCCGCGCGGACGGTGCCGGACCCGTCGATCTCGGCGTGCCGCGCCGGGTCGGACAACAGGGTGAACACCTTCGACGCGGGGGCCTGGACGGTGCGGCGGACGACGATGCGGGGCGCTGTGTTCTCGGTCACCGCGCCACCGTAGCGCTAGCCTCGTGCCCGTGGACGAGCCCCTGCTGCTGCCGTGCCTGGGGGTGCTCCTGGACTGCGACGGGGTGCTCGTGG contains these protein-coding regions:
- a CDS encoding SMP-30/gluconolactonase/LRE family protein; its protein translation is MGRYPNDMVVDARGRAFVGNFGFDLMGGAPIVPTRLVRVDPDGSVTPAAEDLWFPNGSVLTDGGVLLVDETFGNRVTAVDVAEDGSLVNRRTWAEFGALPFTREVAGALPELVVAPDGCGLDAEGALWIADAAHGRAVRVREGGEIVDEVSPGLGVFACGLGGADGRTLFLCAAPDFDEHARSAAREARLLSVRVEVPHAGRP
- a CDS encoding gamma-glutamyltransferase family protein yields the protein MTHPTRPELVGTRGMVASTHWLASAAGMGALEAGGNAFDAAVTAGFVLQVVEPHLNGPGGEAPILFSRGGSGEVQVLCGQGVAPAAATAARYRDLGLELVPGTGLLAATVPGAWDAWLLLLRDHGTRTLREVLTPALEYARDGFPLISRVSATIGVVEQQMREHWPTSAAQWLPDGVVPAEGTRFRLPALAATWERLIAEAESAGGDREAQIDAGRRAWSHGFVAEAIEVFSRTAVRDDSGSDHAGLLTGADLAAWTATYEQPAVAELDGGWSLAKCGAWSQGPALLQTLQLLRGFDLAYVDGVPTAETVHLATECVKLAMADREAFYGDCGPDGAAGVPLGTLLSRDYADARRTLVGSEASLELRPGLDGVLPAFVTSGVRVEPAGEGTGEPTVGPLGRARGDTVHVDVVDAAGNMVSATPSGGWLQSSPTIPALGFCLGTRAQMFWLEDGLPSTLTPGRRPRTTLTPSMALRDGEPTLAFGTPGGDQQEQWQLSFWLAHTVGGLHLQDAIDAPAWHSTAFPSSFAPRGWTPGGLVVESRIGNPVIADLKERGHAVVDAGPWALGRLSAVSRDPATGLLRAGANPRGAQGYAVGR
- a CDS encoding aldo/keto reductase codes for the protein MELRRMGDSGLTVSTVGLGCNNFGRPGTATEDQAGTTAVVDAAIEAGVTLFDVADVYPGAVRGRSEELLGAALAGRRDEVVLATKFGADMHGANGPDFGARGSRRYIRTAVHASLRRLGTDWIDLYQLHTPDPLTPVEETLSALDDLVREGTVRYLGSSNFAGWQVADAAWTARTAHLTPFVSAQNHYSLLERGVEADVVPACERFGVGLLPYFPLASGLLTGKYARGAAAPDGTRLAALPARLEGADWDTVEAVRAYADGRGVSMLDVAIGGLAAQPAVSSVIAGATSPAQVRANVAAGAWEPTGTDLAELDGITGGGRAD
- a CDS encoding RGCVC family protein, with the translated sequence MTTANLPTAATETAPPVDGGPAPTEGEVREGPACQACAHPLGAHDEIGLRFCAATTSAALSRGCICR
- a CDS encoding SRPBCC family protein produces the protein MTENTAPRIVVRRTVQAPASKVFTLLSDPARHAEIDGSGTVRAAVGTTPITTVGEVFVMEMHREARAAGADYRTDNHVVRLKPDRRIAWTTALVDDTPSGFFWEFELQLEDELTTEVVHTYDWSQVTDPAVLERVGFPLVSAAQMQATLDRLANAVA